From a single Brassica napus cultivar Da-Ae chromosome C9, Da-Ae, whole genome shotgun sequence genomic region:
- the LOC106394334 gene encoding probable 2-oxoglutarate-dependent dioxygenase AOP1: MGADTPQLPVIYLSDQTLKPGDEKWVEVRSDVRKALEDYGAFEVSYDRVSEELKKSVLDAMIELFELPVEAKQRNVSPKPYTGYSTHNGLSESLGIQDSNVLEKVNEFTQLLRPDCEGNKTMSETIQKFSEKLAELDVMVRRMVIESFGIEKYFDEHLKSTNYRLRLMKYVAPPDVDANVAVGTKDSDDGGNTNTTANADAGDIANGIAKVHIDDDANAKGDVCTGVGTNHNGDDVNTGDCANVKSNVDVGTNVSAKSSVGADVNIGTIADVKANTGTRTSATVGVSDSVKANGGADDEEKKLGLPSHTDKNLLTVLYQYEIEGLEVLTKDEKWIRLKPCHNSFVVMAGDSLYALMNGRLSRPFHRVRVTERKKTRYSIALFSTPNGDYIIEPPKELVDEKHPRLFKPFTYVDLMSFYHTEAGRRPRSTLHAYCAVSGA; this comes from the exons ATGGGTGCAGACACTCCTCAACTTCCAGTCATCTATCTCTCGGACCAAACCCTAAAACCAGGAGATGAGAAGTGGGTTGAAGTGAGGAGTGATGTCCGTAAAGCTCTTGAAGACTACGGCGCTTTTGAGGTGTCATATGATAGAGTGTCAGAAGAGCTTAAGAAGTCAGTTTTGGATGCCATGATAGAGCTTTTCGAGTTACCAGTTGAGGCTAAACAGAGAAACGTGTCTCCGAAACCTTACACTGGATATTCAACTCATAATGGTCTCTCTGAGAGTCTAGGGATCCAGGATTCCAATGTTTTGGAGAAAGTTAACGAATTTACTCAACTGCTACGCCCTGATTGTGAGGGTAACAAGACTATGAG CGAAACGATCCAGAAGTTTTCAGAGAAGTTAGCAGAATTGGATGTAATGGTGAGAAGAATGGTCATAGAGAGCTTTGGGATAGAAAAGTACTTTGATGAACACCTCAAGTCAACGAATTACCGTCTGCGACTGATGAAGTATGTAGCACCACCTGATGTTGATGCTAATGTTGCGGTTGGTACTAAAGATTCTGATGATGGTGGTAATACGAATACAACTGCTAACGCTGATGCTGGTGATATTGCTAATGGTATTGCTAAAGTTCATATTGATGACGATGCTAATGCCAAGGGTGACGTTTGCACTGGTGTTGGTACCAATCATAATGGTGATGACGTTAATACTGGTGATTGTGCTAATGTTAAGTCTAATGTCGACGTTGGTACTAATGTTAGTGCTAAATCTAGTGTTGGTGCTGATGTTAACATTGGCACTATTGCTGATGTTAAGGCTAATACTGGTACTCGTACTAGTGCTACTGTTGGCGTTAGTGATAGTGTTAAAGCTAATGGTGGCGCAGatgatgaggagaagaaattaGGTCTACCTTCTCATACTGATAAAAACCTTTTGACGGTACTTTATCAATATGAGATTGAAGGTTTGGAGGTGTTAACCAAAGATGAAAAGTGGATCAGGTTAAAACCATGTCATAACTCTTTCGTTGTTATGGCCGGAGATTCTCTATAT gcACTTATGAATGGTAGACTATCTCGTCCGTTTCATAGAGTAAGAGTAAcggaaagaaagaagacaaggtATTCAATAGCATTGTTCTCGACTCCAAACGGAGATTACATCATCGAACCACCAAAAGAGCTTGTGGACGAGAAGCACCCACGTCTCTTCAAACCATTCACTTACGTTGACTTGATGAGTTTCTATCACACTGAGGCTGGTCGTAGACCTCGTTCTACTCTTCACGCTTATTGTGCCGTCTCTGGAGCATAA
- the LOC106392286 gene encoding probable 2-oxoglutarate-dependent dioxygenase AOP1 — MDSDSLLPLSESLELPVIDFSDQNLAPGTSKWDEVKDDVRKALEDYGCFQAYVDKVSNIELNKPVFEAMEELFDLPVQTKQRNVSSKPLHGYLSHNLYQSLGIEEANDAEKVNYFTQQLWPDHGNKSISETMHKFSERSVELDVMARRMIMESFGIEKYLDEHLNSTYYVLRLMKYTSAPDDDVEETKLGLLSHTDKSITTILHQYEVDGLEIKTKDEKWIKVKPSQHCFIIMVGDFLCALSNGRLYSPRHRVLMTANKTRYSSAMFSVPKPGVIIDSPEELVDEEHPRMFIPFEYNEFINFFHSEAGRKAESALHAFCALCNILNFYSQQ; from the exons ATGGATTcagactctcttcttcctctctctgaATCTCTTGAGCTCCCAGTCATAGATTTCTCCGATCAGAACTTAGCACCAGGAACCTCAAAGTGGGATGAAGTGAAGGATGATGTCCGTAAAGCGTTAGAAGACTACGGTTGTTTCCAAGCATACGTTGACAAAGTGTCAAACATTGAGCTTAACAAGCCTGTTTTTGAAGCCATGGAAGAGCTATTCGATTTGCCGGTTCAGACCAAACAGAGAAACGTGTCTTCTAAACCCCTTCATGGGTATCTAAGTCACAATCTTTACCAGAGTTTAGGGATAGAAGAAGCTAATGATGCTGAGAAAGTTAACTATTTTACTCAACAGCTATGGCCTGATCATGGAAACAAGAGTATTAG TGAGACGATGCACAAGTTCTCAGAGCGATCAGTGGAACTGGATGTGATGGCGAGAAGAATGATAATGGAGAGTTTTGGGATAGAGAAGTACCTTGACGAACATCTGAACTCTACATATTATGTTCTTCGATTGATGAAGTATACATCAGCTCCTGATGACGATGTAGAAGAGACAAAGCTAGGTTTACTTTCTCATACCGACAAGAGCATTACTACAATACTTCATCAATATGAAGTTGATGGTTTGGAAATTAAGACCAAAGACGAAAAATGGATCAAAGTGAAACCATCTCAACATTGTTTCATCATCATGGTTGGAGATTTTCTCTGT GCACTTTCTAATGGTAGATTGTATTCTCCACGTCACCGAGTCTTGATGACGGCAAATAAGACAAGGTATTCGTCTGCAATGTTCTCTGTTCCTAAACCAGGAGTTATCATAGATTCACCTGAAGAACTTGTCGACGAAGAGCATCCTCGTATGTTCATACCCTTTGAGTATAATGAATTCATTAACTTCTTTCACTCGGAAGCTGGTCGTAAAGCTGAATCTGCTCTCCATGCTTTCTGTGCTCTCTGTAacattttaaacttttattcaCAACAATGA
- the LOC106392287 gene encoding probable 2-oxoglutarate-dependent dioxygenase AOP1 — protein MDTDSLLPFSESLQLPVIDFSDQNLTPGTSKWDKVKADVRKALEDYGCFQAYVDKVSNIELDKSVYEAMEKLFDLPVQTKQRNVSSKPFHGYLSHNLYQSLGIEDANVAEKVNDFIQLLWPDHGNKSISEMMHKFSEQLVELDVMVRRMIMESFGVEKYLDEHLNSTNYLFRMMKYTAPPDEDVEEAKLGLRSHTDKNIITILHQYEVDGLEIMTKDGQWIKVKPSQHSFIIMVGDSLCALLNGRLYSPYHRVLMVAKKTRYSTAMFSVPKSGVIIDSPEEVVDEEHPRMFKPFEYMDFLNFFHSEAGSRVESTLHAFCAL, from the exons atggatacagactctcttcttcctttttctgAATCTCTCCAGCTCCCAGTCATAGATTTCTCCGACCAGAACTTAACACCAGGAACCTCAAAGTGGGATAAAGTGAAGGCTGATGTGCGTAAAGCGTTAGAAGACTACGGCTGTTTCCAAGCATACGTTGACAAAGTGTCAAACATAGAGCTTGACAAGTCTGTTTATGAAGCCATGGAAAAGCTTTTCGATTTGCCGGTTCAGACCAAACAGAGAAACGTGTCTTCCAAACCCTTTCATGGGTATCTAAGTCACAATCTTTACCAGAGTTTAGGGATTGAAGATGCTAATGTTGCAGAGAAAGTCAACGACTTCATTCAACTGCTATGGCCTGATCATGGAAACAAGAGTATTAG TGAGATGATGCACAAGTTCTCGGAGCAACTAGTGGAACTGGATGTAATGGTGAGAAGAATGATAATGGAGAGTTTTGGAGTAGAGAAGTACCTTGACGAGCATCTAAATTCTACAAACTATCTCTTTCGAATGATGAAGTACACAGCACCTCCTGATGAAGATGTAGAAGAGGCAAAGCTAGGTTTACGTTCTCATACGGACAAGAACATCATCACCATACTTCATCAGTATGAAGTTGATGGTTTGGAAATTATGACCAAAGATGGACAATGGATCAAAGTGAAACCATCTCAACATTCTTTCATCATTATGGTTGGAGATTCTCTATGT GCACTTTTGAATGGTAGATTGTATTCTCCATACCACCGAGTCTTGATGGTGGCAAAGAAGACAAGGTATTCGACTGCAATGTTCTCTGTTCCAAAATCAGGAGTTATCATAGATTCACCTGAAGAGGTTGTCGACGAAGAACATCCTCGTATGTTCAAACCCTTTGAATATATGGATTTCCTTAACTTCTTTCACTCGGAAGCAGGTAGCAGAGTTGAATCTACTCTCCATGCTTTTTGTGCTCTCTAA
- the LOC106392284 gene encoding nodulin homeobox — MSGLLEPNQVVAAVKGLHWRTSLEIHKLLKDNEDLCITYNDGEEGAEPEKIDVEKLVGMLPLHLLSVFISSDEEDGKLRYLLSGIRLLNTFCDLTSRHPRLDQVLLDDVVLTAQMLDLVIFTMVALGGNRKESWKSDYDSLIEATMVASTLHLMHGFISPNSQDLVIVLLAHPKVDVFIDAAFGAVHNVVRSLRAKLLHRQADQPKKLGANSVGAVNAHCQQAEAALQFLHSLCQHKLFRDRVAKNQELCGKGGVLMLAQSILSLYITPEWVGAAVIIASISRINAKALSLLHHLFEAESVSFLDEVERSGSLHLAQTVASKVLELMRLGLSRASKASTPPHEYPMGFVLLNAMRLADVFSDDSHFRRFFTKHFTMVLSAVFCLPHGDFLSMLCSSDLSSREDDATLDYDLFTSSGWVLSAFSSPGELAVPQFKLNFQNNLTMSSYAHQRTSLIVKIMANLHCFVPEVCTEDDRNRFIQTFVSGLRKDPTSILVNLLPSSTYTPKAQRGTSVCKNISSLLHHAEFLIPNALNVEDLMILRVFCQQLEPLIRSEFEESQAEVKDNQGAGGSSSGKQLGKEPLNLNNDEASEDSDVRAEGAATKQGVNKEEMETAERSKESDNLETSGSETSSNRGGKGLVDQAEDGDLARTFTKRLKVSASSGEVKEDERAEASLLLEKQRTKRKRSIMSDDQMAMMEKALVDEPDMQRNSAWIRTWADKLSLQGPEVTSAQLKNWLNNRKAKLARAASKQGPSRDNNSSGDLPESPGDENTWQQQQQKPTTPFADKASASSSEGLKRGQQVMLVDERGVEVGKGTVLKTDGEWYGLSLETRQVCVVDVMELSGLYDYSKMSIPYGSDDVGRTFGEANSRFGVMRVAWDMSKLQ; from the exons ATGAGTGGGTTGCTGGAGCCTAATCAAGTGGTTGCAGCTGTGAAAGGCTTGCATTGGCGAACCTCTCTGGAGATTCACAAGCTTCTTAAGGATAACGAAGACTTATGTATTACTTACAACGATGGAGAAGAAGGTGCAGAACCAGAAAAG ATAGATGTAGAGAAACTGGTGGGGATGTTGCCTCTTCACCTCTTGTCAGTGTTTATATCTTCTGATGAGGAAGACGGGAAGCTTAGGTATTTGTTGTCTGGGATCAGACTGTTGAATACGTTTTGCGACTTAACGTCTCGTCATCCTAGATTGGACCAG gtgttgcttgatgATGTGGTATTAACAGCTCAGATGCTTGATCTTGTGATCTTTACCATGGTAGCTCTCGGCGGTAATAGGAAG GAAAGCTGGAAATCAGATTATGACTCATTGATAGAAGCTACAATGGTGGCTTCTACTCTTCACCTGATGCACGGGTTCATCTCTCCTAACTCCCAAGATCTTGTTATAGTCTTGCTTGCCCACCCTAAG GTTGATGTGTTTATAGACGCTGCTTTTGGAGCGGTTCATAATGTTGTGAGATCTTTAAGAGCGAAGTTGCTGCATCGGCAAGCCGACCAACCGAAGAAGCTAGGTGCTAATTCTGTAGGGGCCGTTAACGCACACTGCCAACAAGCTGAAGCTGCTTTGCAGTTCCTTCACTCTCTATGCCAACACAAACTGTTTAGAGACCGTGTCGCTAAAAACCAG GAGCTATGTGGAAAAGGTGGTGTTCTTATGCTAGCTCAGTCCATACTATCACTATATATAACTCCTGAATGGGTTGGAGCAGCCGTAATAATAGCTTCCATATCTAGAATAAATGCAAAAGCCCTCTCACTT TTGCACCATTTGTTTGAGGCGGAAAGTGTCTCATTCCTTGACGAGGTTGAGCGTTCAGGAAGCTTGCATTTAGCCCAAACTGTTGCCTCAAAG GTTCTTGAATTAATGAGGCTTGGCCTTTCTAGAGCCTCCAAGGCTAGTACTCCTCCTCATGAGTATCCAATGGGTTTTGTGCTACTTAACGCTATGCGCTTGGCTGACGTGTTCTCGGATGACTCACATTTTCGACGTTTTTTCACCAAACATTTT ACAATGGTTCTCAGCGCAGTGTTTTGTCTCCCTCATGGAGATTTCTTGTCAATGTTGTGCTCTTCTGATCTTTCTTCAAGGGAAGACGATGCAACGCTTGACTACGATCTGTTTACCTCATCTGGATGGGTTCTAAGTGCATTCTCATCTCCTGGTGAATTGGCCGTTCCTCAGTTCAagcttaattttcaaaataacctCACCATGTCTTCATACGCTCATCAAAGAACGTCCTTGATTGTTAAAATCATGGCTAATCTTCACTGCTTCGTTCCCGAAGTCTGCACAg AAGATGACAGGAACCGTTTCATTCAAACGTTTGTGAGTGGATTGCGAAAGGATCCCACAAGCATACTGGTTAATCTATTACCAAGCTCTACATATACTCCGAAGGCTCAGAGAGGCACTAGTGTTTGCAAAAACATAA GTTCTCTGTTGCATCACGCAGAGTTCTTGATCCCTAATGCACTCAATGTCGAAGATTTAATGATTTTGAG GGTGTTCTGTCAACAGTTGGAGCCGCTAATCCGTTCTGAGTTTGAGGAAAGTCAGGCTGAGGTGAAG GACAATCAAGGTGCGGGAGGGAGTTCATCTGGCAAGCAGCTGGGGAAAGAGCCTCTGAATCTCAACAACGACGAAGCTTCAGAGGATTCTGATGTCCGAGCGGAAGGTGCCGCGACAAAGCAAGGCGTGAACAAGGAGGAGATGGAAACAGCTGAACGGTCCAAAGAAAGCGACAATCTCGAAACCAGCGGTTCAGAAACAAGCTCTAACAGAGGAGGGAAAGGTCTGGTTGATCAGGCTGAAGATGGAGATTTGGCTCGCACTTTCACCAAGCGGCTTAAAGTGAGCGCTTCCTCTGGAGAGGTGAAGGAGGATGAGAGAGCCGAAGCTTCTCTTTTATTGGAGAAACAGAGGACCAAAAGGAAGCGGAGTATAATGAGTGATGATCAGATGGCGATGATGGAGAAGGCGCTTGTTGATGAGCCTGATATGCAGCGGAACTCGGCTTGGATACGGACATGGGCTGATAAACTCAGCTTGCAGGGTCCTGAGGTTACATCTGCACAGCTGAAGAACTG gCTGAATAACAGAAAAGCAAAGCTAGCTCGAGCAGCAAGCAAGCAAGGGCCATCACGTGATAACAATAGCTCAGGGGATTTACCAGAGAGTCCCGGAGATGAAAACACttggcagcagcagcagcagaaaCCAACAACACCATTTGCAGATAAAGCTTCTGCATCATCGTCAGAAGGGCTGAAGCGTGGGCAGCAAGTGATGCTTGTGGACGAGAGAGGAGTCGAGGTCGGTAAAGGAACGGTTTTGAAAACGGACGGTGAGTGGTACGGTTTAAGCCTGGAGACGAGACAGGTTTGCGTGGTTGATGTGATGGAGCTTAGTGGGTTATATGATTATAGCAAGATGAGCATCCCTTATGGGTCTGATGATGTTGGGAGGACTTTTGGAGAAGCTAACTCGAGGTTTGGTGTTATGAGAGTGGCTTGGGATATGAGCAAGCTTCAGTAA
- the LOC106392289 gene encoding rho GTPase-activating protein 2, producing MTGLVMVTKSTVGCGGGKVGGKTKSTVEEQNQQQLSVVEFLLTALRKSVISCRVDNNQQDDVVGGGGISSVHHMEIGWPTNVRHITHVTFDRFRGFLGLPHELQVEIPCRVPSASVSVFGVSAESMQCSYDNKGNSVPTILLLMQQRLYSQQGLKAEGIFRINPENSQEEHVRDQLNRGVVPENIDVHCLGALIKAWFRELPCGVLDGLSPEEVLNCNTEEDSVELIKQLKPTESALLSWAVDLMADVVEEEELNKMNARNIAMVFAPNMTQMTDPLTALMHAVQVMNLLKTLITRTLAEREGTTSGSEGYSPSHSSDSQTDSESDNAQDMEVSCESQGTDSESGVGEEEQEKQDVNDIGSLSLIEDCFLSQLNNNARVSDTSMSEDLSPKCSPVVSFTDNKNNTSGSSTSDQDESMTV from the exons ATGACGGGGCTTGTGATGGTGACTAAATCCACCGTTGGCTGCGGCGGAGGAAAAGTAGGAGGGAAGACCAAATCCACCGTGGAGGAGCAGAACCAGCAGCAACTCTCTGTAGTTGAGTTTCTACTAACAGCTCTCCGTAAATCCGTAATATCCTGCCGCGTCGACAATAACCAGCAAGACGACGtcgtaggaggaggagggaTCTCCTCCGTTCATCACATGGAGATCGGATGGCCAACAAACGTCCGACACATCACTCACGTGACGTTCGATAGATTCCGTGGCTTCCTCGGTCTCCCGCACGAGCTTCAAGTCGAGATCCCATGTCGTGTCCCTAGTGCAAG TGTGAGTGTGTTTGGTGTCTCTGCGGAGTCAATGCAATGTTCTTATGACAACAAAGGAAACAGTGTCCCAACTATTCTATTACTAATGCAGCAGAGACTATACTCTCAACAAGGTCTCAAG GCTGAAGGGATCTTTAGGATAAACCCTGAGAACAGTCAAGAGGAGCATGTGAGAGACCAACTCAACAGAGGCGTTGTCCCTGAGAACATCGATGTGCATTGCTTGGGTGCTCTTATCAAAGCTTGGTTTAGAGAGTTGCCTTGTGGAGTGCTTGATGGTCTTTCTCCTGAGGAGGTTCTTAACTGCAACACCGAGGAAGATTCTGTTGAGCTTATAAAGCAGCTGAAGCCTACTGAGTCTGCTTTGCTGAGTTGGGCTGTTGATCTTATGGCTGATGTTGTTGAGGAAGAGGAGTTGAATAAGATGAATGCGAGGAATATCGCCATGGTTTTTGCTCCTAATATGACTCAG ATGACAGATCCATTAACTGCTCTTATGCATGCTGTCCAAGTGATGAACTTGCTTAAGACCCTCATCACCAGAACACTAGCTGAACGGGAAGGAACGACAAGTGGATCAGAAGGGTATTCACCTTCCCATTCATCAGATTCCCAAACTGATTCTGAGTCTGACAATGCACAAGATATGGAAGTTAGCTGTGAATCACAAGGCACAGATTCAGAATCCGGAGtaggagaagaagaacaagaaaaacaaGATGTAAATGATATTGGATCACTAAGCTTGATAGAGGACTGCTTCTTGAGTCAGCTCAACAACAATGCTAGAGTTTCAGACACCAGTATGTCTGAAGACTTAAGCCCGAAATGCTCTCCAGTGGTATCATTCACAGACAACAAAAACAACACTTCTGGCTCAAGCACAAGCGACCAAGATGAATCTATGACCGTCTAA
- the LOC106392290 gene encoding RNA-binding protein BRN1 translates to MAEGKEEKQNGEESVKVFVGQIPRHMSESQLLALFQEFAVVDEVNIIKDKITRASRGCCFVQCPSREEADKLVNNCHNKKTLPGAASLLQVKYADGELERLEHKLFVGMLPKSVSEAELLSLFSKYGTIKDLQILRGAQQTSKGCAFLKYETKEQAVSAMDAINGKHKMEGSTVPLVVKWADTERERHTRRLQKAQSDMARLSNADPTNPSLFGALPMSYTPPYNGYGYHQAPGTYGYMLPPIQNQGNHNALQRASPDSIPPRLARRNFPYMGSGYPPVRGLPYPLSYPRGIMSPRLLSNSPGSISPVIAHSSGSATPLSSIVQTEGPEGANLFIYNIPREFGDQDLSAAFQPFGIVLSAKVFVDKATGASKCFGFVSYDSQAAAQKAINMMNGCHLGGKKLKVQLKRDNNNNGQHNS, encoded by the exons ATGGCGGAAGGAAAGGAGGAGAAGCAGAACGGAGAAGAGAGCGTTAAGGTTTTCGTCGGACAAATACCGAGACACATGTCGGAATCTCAGCTCCTTGCATTGTTTCAAGAGTTCGCTGTCGTCGACGAGGTCAACATCATCAAGGACAAGATCACACGCGCCTCTCGag GATGCTGTTTTGTGCAATGTCCGTCGCGAGAGGAAGCAGATAAGCTGGTCAATAATTGCCATAACAAGAAGACATTACCTggt GCAGCTAGTCTATTGCAAGTAAAGTATGCAGATGGCGAATTGGAAAGGCTAG AACACAAGCTTTTTGTTGGTATGCTTCCAAAGAGCGTCTCCGAAGCTGAACTTCTATCGTTATTCTCCAAGTATGGTACCATAAAGGATCTACAGATTCTTAGAGGCGCTCAGCAAACAAGCAAAG gcTGTGCTTTTCTCAAGTATGAGACAAAAGAACAAGCTGTTTCCGCCATGGATGCCATCAATGGAAAACACAAAATGGAG GGTTCAACCGTTCCTTTAGTTGTCAAATGGGCAGACACAGAAAGAGAGAGACACACAAGAAGACTCCAAAAGGCTCAGTCCGACATGGCTAGATTATCCAACGCTGATCCAACAAACCCTTCATTGTTTGGAGCATTGCCAATGAGTTATACTCCACCATATAACGGTTATGGTTATCAT CAAGCTCCTGGAACTTATGGTTACATGCTACCACCGATTCAGAACCAAGGTAATCACAACGCCTTGCAAAGAGCCTCACCTGACTCTATCCCACCTCGCTTGGCCCGGAGAAACTTTCCTTACATGGGCTCTGGTTATCCTCCTGTACGAGGTCTTCCTTATCCACTGTCTTATCCTAGAGGGATCATGAGTCCTCGCCTTCTAAGTAACTCTCCTGGTTCTATATCTCCTGTCATTGCACACAGCAGCGGGTCAGCAACACCTTTGAGTTCCATTGTTCAAACCGAAG GTCCGGAAGGTGCGAATCTGTTTATCTATAACATACCTCGTGAGTTTGGGGACCAAGACCTCTCCGCTGCGTTTCAGCCTTTCGGTATTGTTCTGAGCGCTAAGGTTTTTGTAGACAAAGCCACTGGTGCAAGCAAGTGTTTTG GTTTTGTTAGTTATGACTCACAAGCAGCAGCTCAGAAAGCTATTAACATGATGAATGGTTGCCATTTAGGCGGTAAGAAACTGAAAGTCCAGCTTAAgagagacaacaacaacaatggcCAGCATAATAGTTAA
- the LOC106392293 gene encoding mitochondrial substrate carrier family protein ucpB isoform X1, translated as MIGDISPPVASIPGSSDPFAFDLSMCFMLNIVNRDFIAGRYVCVVVVEGNAQAMNPKNLLPPLSTVATHFGTSGLSVALATGVTHPLDVLKVRLQMQHVGQRGPLLGMTGIFLQLMKQEGPRSLYLGLTPALTRSVLYGGLRLGLYEPTKVCFDWAFESTNVLVKIASGAFAGAVSTALTNPVEVVKIRLQMNPNAVPIAEVREMVSKEGIGALWKGVGPAMVRAAALTASQLATYDETKRILVKRSSLEEGFQLHLCSSVVAGVVSTLITAPIDMIKTRVMLQQNSGSVRIYRNGFHCGYKVIRKEGPLALYKGGFAIFARLGPQTMITFILCEKLRSLAGLHKM; from the exons ATGATCGGAGATATCTCCCCGCCGGTTGCTTCAATCCCAGGTTCGTCGGATCCTTTTGCTTTTGATCTCTCTATGTGTTTCATGTTAAATATCGTGAATCGAGATTTCATCGCGGGAAGATATGTATGTGTAGTGGTTGTTGAAGGAAACGCGCAAGCGATGAATCCGAAGAATCTTCTTCCGCCGCTATCGACGGTGGCGACTCACTTCGGCACTAGCGGATTGTCCGTCGCGTTGGCTACTGGCGTCACTCATCCACTCG ATGTATTGAAAGTAAGGTTGCAGATGCAGCATGTGGGCCAAAGAGGCCCTCTACTCGGAATG ACAGGAATCTTTCTTCAACTAATGAAGCAGGAAGGGCCTAGGTCTTTATACTTGGGTTTAACTCCTGCTCTCACTAGATCAGTACTCTACGGTGGTCTCAGATTAGGATTATACGAACCAACCAAGGTTTGTTTTGATTGGGCGTTTGAGTCTACCAACGTCTTGGTGAAGATAGCATCTGGCGCGTTTGCAGGGGCGGTTTCCACTGCATTAACCAACCCGGTTGAAGTTGTCAAG ATTAGGTTGCAGATGAATCCAAACGCGGTTCCCATTGCGGAGGTGAGGGAGATGGTTTCTAAAGAAGGTATAGGAGCTTTATGGAAAGGAGTTGGTCCTGCCATGGTTAGGGCTGCTGCATTAACTGCCTCACAGCTTGCGACATACGACGAAACCAAGCGG ATTCTGGTAAAACGGAGTTCTTTGGAAGAAGGGTTTCAGCTTCATTTGTG CTCAAGTGTGGTTGCAGGTGTAGTAAGCACTCTGATAACCGCGCCCATAGACATGATTAAAACCCGCGTGATGTTGCAGCAAAACTCTGGAAGCGTCAGAATCTATAGGAACGGGTTTCATTGCGGTTACAAG GTTATTCGCAAAGAAGGCCCTCTGGCACTTTACAAAGG AGGCTTTGCGATTTTTGCACGGCTGGGGCCACAAACGATGATCACGTTCATACTCTGCGAGAAGCTAAGATCACTAGCTGGACTTCACAAAATGTAG
- the LOC106392293 gene encoding mitochondrial substrate carrier family protein ucpB isoform X2, with translation MIGDISPPVASIPVVVEGNAQAMNPKNLLPPLSTVATHFGTSGLSVALATGVTHPLDVLKVRLQMQHVGQRGPLLGMTGIFLQLMKQEGPRSLYLGLTPALTRSVLYGGLRLGLYEPTKVCFDWAFESTNVLVKIASGAFAGAVSTALTNPVEVVKIRLQMNPNAVPIAEVREMVSKEGIGALWKGVGPAMVRAAALTASQLATYDETKRILVKRSSLEEGFQLHLCSSVVAGVVSTLITAPIDMIKTRVMLQQNSGSVRIYRNGFHCGYKVIRKEGPLALYKGGFAIFARLGPQTMITFILCEKLRSLAGLHKM, from the exons ATGATCGGAGATATCTCCCCGCCGGTTGCTTCAATCCCAG TGGTTGTTGAAGGAAACGCGCAAGCGATGAATCCGAAGAATCTTCTTCCGCCGCTATCGACGGTGGCGACTCACTTCGGCACTAGCGGATTGTCCGTCGCGTTGGCTACTGGCGTCACTCATCCACTCG ATGTATTGAAAGTAAGGTTGCAGATGCAGCATGTGGGCCAAAGAGGCCCTCTACTCGGAATG ACAGGAATCTTTCTTCAACTAATGAAGCAGGAAGGGCCTAGGTCTTTATACTTGGGTTTAACTCCTGCTCTCACTAGATCAGTACTCTACGGTGGTCTCAGATTAGGATTATACGAACCAACCAAGGTTTGTTTTGATTGGGCGTTTGAGTCTACCAACGTCTTGGTGAAGATAGCATCTGGCGCGTTTGCAGGGGCGGTTTCCACTGCATTAACCAACCCGGTTGAAGTTGTCAAG ATTAGGTTGCAGATGAATCCAAACGCGGTTCCCATTGCGGAGGTGAGGGAGATGGTTTCTAAAGAAGGTATAGGAGCTTTATGGAAAGGAGTTGGTCCTGCCATGGTTAGGGCTGCTGCATTAACTGCCTCACAGCTTGCGACATACGACGAAACCAAGCGG ATTCTGGTAAAACGGAGTTCTTTGGAAGAAGGGTTTCAGCTTCATTTGTG CTCAAGTGTGGTTGCAGGTGTAGTAAGCACTCTGATAACCGCGCCCATAGACATGATTAAAACCCGCGTGATGTTGCAGCAAAACTCTGGAAGCGTCAGAATCTATAGGAACGGGTTTCATTGCGGTTACAAG GTTATTCGCAAAGAAGGCCCTCTGGCACTTTACAAAGG AGGCTTTGCGATTTTTGCACGGCTGGGGCCACAAACGATGATCACGTTCATACTCTGCGAGAAGCTAAGATCACTAGCTGGACTTCACAAAATGTAG